A genome region from Paenibacillus pabuli includes the following:
- a CDS encoding ABC transporter substrate-binding protein, whose product MKGKTPKTFAMLLLASALAITAGCGGGGTTASETPEDTGDTTSPITFTFFGADASPNWNNMKDAVGQEITKQTGVTIEAEYDVNNGGDQKIPLMAASGDYPDIIFPKGNLSKLVDAGAMLDLTDLIEEHAPNLKKIYGDQMNRLKYSLEDQAIYAIPTNMGVDNVAFDAGGGFEIQQKVLKELGYPEVKTLEDYENVLRTYYEKHPTIDGQPTIPLTLNADDWKIMITVTNPAFQATGAPDDGEYYINPETYEAMLHYKRPEEKEYFRWLNKMYNEGLLDKDTFVQKDDQYKSKIASGRVLGLIDQDWNYGEAENALKAAGKDDSTYAHFSVSLNEDIVDHTFQPTGFDGYGIGISTTAKDPVRIIKFMDWLASDEGQVLRNWGIEGQHYNVENGKRVIPDEIQERKVNDNSAFTKETGIGLYNIFSARYGDGVKDSTDNYYTTNFPEQIQAGYTPAEKETLKAYGITTWKDFFPSEDELKLKDWGAAYNMPVPSDTDYNVTFQKTQDIIRKRIPEAILAKPENFDQVYDSLLAELDKAGAVEMEKQYTVWVKERVALWTGKDVK is encoded by the coding sequence ATGAAGGGCAAAACACCAAAAACATTCGCAATGCTTCTACTCGCAAGTGCACTTGCCATTACGGCAGGCTGTGGAGGAGGAGGTACTACTGCTTCAGAAACACCAGAGGATACAGGGGATACAACGAGTCCAATCACGTTTACATTCTTTGGTGCAGATGCAAGTCCAAACTGGAACAATATGAAGGATGCAGTCGGCCAAGAGATTACCAAACAAACAGGTGTTACGATTGAGGCAGAGTACGATGTGAATAATGGCGGGGATCAGAAGATACCTTTGATGGCTGCCAGCGGTGATTATCCTGACATTATCTTTCCTAAAGGGAACTTATCGAAGCTTGTAGATGCAGGCGCAATGCTTGACCTTACCGATCTGATCGAAGAACATGCACCAAACTTGAAAAAAATCTATGGTGATCAGATGAATCGTCTGAAATATAGCTTGGAAGACCAGGCTATTTATGCGATTCCGACCAACATGGGTGTAGATAACGTTGCTTTTGATGCCGGCGGTGGATTTGAAATTCAACAAAAGGTACTAAAAGAGCTTGGATATCCGGAAGTAAAGACACTTGAAGATTACGAAAACGTATTGAGAACCTACTATGAGAAGCATCCAACGATCGACGGTCAGCCAACCATTCCACTGACATTGAATGCGGATGACTGGAAGATCATGATTACCGTAACGAACCCGGCATTCCAGGCAACAGGTGCTCCGGATGACGGTGAATACTATATCAACCCGGAAACGTATGAAGCGATGCTGCATTATAAACGTCCGGAAGAAAAAGAATATTTCCGTTGGTTGAACAAAATGTATAATGAAGGACTGCTTGACAAAGATACATTTGTTCAAAAAGACGACCAATACAAATCCAAAATTGCCAGTGGTCGCGTACTCGGTCTGATTGACCAGGACTGGAACTATGGTGAAGCTGAAAACGCCCTCAAAGCAGCGGGCAAGGATGACAGCACATATGCTCACTTCTCTGTATCCCTGAACGAGGATATCGTGGATCACACATTCCAGCCAACTGGATTCGACGGGTATGGAATCGGGATTTCAACAACGGCCAAAGATCCGGTGCGTATCATCAAATTCATGGATTGGCTTGCATCAGATGAGGGCCAAGTGCTGAGAAACTGGGGAATTGAAGGTCAACATTATAACGTTGAAAACGGCAAGCGTGTCATTCCTGACGAAATCCAGGAACGCAAAGTCAATGACAATTCAGCATTTACCAAAGAAACCGGGATTGGTCTATATAACATCTTCAGTGCAAGATACGGCGATGGTGTGAAGGATTCAACGGATAACTACTACACAACAAACTTCCCTGAACAGATCCAGGCAGGATACACTCCAGCTGAGAAGGAAACGTTGAAAGCATATGGTATTACAACATGGAAGGATTTCTTCCCATCCGAAGATGAACTGAAGTTGAAAGACTGGGGCGCTGCGTACAATATGCCGGTTCCATCGGATACAGACTACAACGTAACCTTCCAGAAAACACAGGATATCATCCGCAAACGGATTCCTGAAGCCATTCTGGCGAAGCCTGAAAACTTCGACCAAGTCTATGATAGCCTCCTAGCTGAACTCGACAAAGCAGGGGCAGTAGAGATGGAGAAACAGTATACCGTATGGGTGAAGGAACGTGTAGCACTTTGGACTGGTAAAGATGTGAAATAA
- a CDS encoding response regulator transcription factor — protein sequence MYKVFLVDDEPSIREGLTTIIDWGAYGFEVIATAASGREAITRFDELKPDLTIIDIRMPGMTGLDVIEEVRKQHPGSHFLILSGYADFDYAKKAISFGVDGYLLKPVDEEEIIGELQRIALVLTREQEALARHAGEDTAYREHQIEALLFDNLEGVGPIDEDALGLKWPQYQVVLLEMHAAPDVQRGGVVKRKLAEAFDQKDRGIVFSYHSGLALLCKDPITSTSSAEHLYDELKRLLGEWNITMYGAAGEPANTTSEIVRSYQQANGLLAERFLFTEQRIMLWNEELAAEGKAASMIGEDESAESGESELADKLYYALDIRSMESVIRVLAEIEERIVPYYRTEQSIKTAFSQVFSMAINKLAASNQHMQSIMQEHSVLINEVYHQLTVSDLKVMAEGHLSRLIQRMGGGSKDTALKQMIDFIRRNPGENLKLEVLAEVFNYNSSYLGKLFKNHTGEYFNAFLDKVRMEKAKELLDEGLKVHQVAARVGYANVDYFHGKFKKYVGESPSAYKHARSQFKDQPEEPDGV from the coding sequence ATGTATAAAGTATTTTTGGTGGATGACGAACCGAGCATACGCGAGGGTCTGACAACGATCATCGATTGGGGAGCGTATGGATTTGAGGTGATCGCTACAGCAGCCAGTGGACGGGAGGCCATTACACGATTTGATGAGCTTAAACCTGATTTGACCATTATAGATATCCGGATGCCCGGCATGACCGGACTGGACGTGATCGAAGAGGTGCGGAAACAACATCCCGGATCACATTTTTTAATTTTGAGTGGTTATGCCGATTTTGATTATGCCAAGAAAGCAATCAGTTTCGGTGTGGATGGATACTTGCTCAAGCCTGTGGATGAAGAGGAGATTATTGGCGAGCTTCAGCGTATTGCTCTAGTGCTTACACGTGAACAGGAGGCGCTGGCACGGCATGCAGGTGAAGATACGGCATATCGGGAGCATCAGATCGAGGCACTTTTGTTTGATAACCTGGAAGGCGTCGGTCCCATCGATGAGGATGCCCTTGGATTGAAGTGGCCACAATATCAGGTCGTGCTGCTTGAGATGCATGCTGCGCCTGATGTCCAGCGTGGAGGTGTAGTTAAACGCAAACTGGCAGAGGCCTTTGATCAAAAAGATCGGGGAATCGTCTTCTCTTACCATTCGGGTCTTGCTTTATTGTGCAAGGATCCGATTACATCGACTTCGTCTGCCGAGCATCTATACGATGAACTGAAGAGGCTGCTCGGAGAATGGAACATTACGATGTACGGGGCAGCAGGTGAACCGGCCAATACCACTTCCGAGATTGTCAGGTCCTATCAACAGGCTAACGGGCTGCTTGCAGAACGTTTTCTATTTACCGAACAACGTATAATGTTATGGAATGAAGAGCTTGCTGCTGAAGGAAAGGCTGCTTCAATGATCGGCGAAGATGAAAGCGCTGAGTCTGGTGAGTCGGAATTGGCAGACAAGCTGTATTATGCGCTCGACATACGCAGCATGGAGTCCGTGATTCGGGTACTGGCCGAGATCGAAGAACGAATTGTTCCTTACTATCGGACAGAGCAGTCAATCAAGACGGCGTTCTCACAGGTGTTCTCCATGGCAATCAACAAACTGGCTGCATCGAACCAGCACATGCAGTCGATCATGCAGGAACATTCTGTCTTGATTAACGAAGTATATCATCAATTAACGGTATCTGATCTCAAGGTTATGGCAGAAGGTCATCTAAGCCGTCTTATTCAGCGCATGGGCGGCGGCAGTAAAGATACGGCGCTAAAACAAATGATTGATTTTATTCGGCGTAATCCAGGGGAAAATCTCAAGCTGGAGGTTCTTGCCGAGGTGTTCAACTATAACAGCAGTTATCTGGGCAAGCTGTTCAAAAACCACACGGGAGAATATTTCAACGCATTCTTGGACAAGGTTCGAATGGAAAAAGCGAAAGAACTGCTTGATGAAGGCTTAAAGGTACATCAGGTCGCCGCAAGAGTGGGGTATGCCAATGTGGACTATTTCCACGGTAAGTTTAAGAAGTATGTAGGGGAGTCTCCTTCAGCATACAAACATGCTAGATCCCAATTCAAAGATCAGCCCGAAGAGCCTGATGGCGTCTAA
- a CDS encoding ABC transporter substrate-binding protein: MASFKMKGALAPVLAMSLLAGCGGGGTGGETSFKDTSGDTSPLTFSFFSVDPSPNWNGMKDEVGQVITEKTGVTLNGEFAVSGGQDKISLMAASGDYPDIVSPKGELSKLVDAGAMLDLTDLIDQYAPNLKKLYGNYMDRLKYSNEDQAIYVLPTYYAVDQKYFDAGGGFGIQHRVLKELGYPEVRTLEDFENVLKAYKEKHPTIDGQPTIPLSLDADDWRIMITVTNPAFLATGAPDDGEYYINPETYEAMLHYKRPEEKEYFRWLNKMYNEGLLDQDSFVQKTDQYKSKIASGRVLGVIDQDWGYSDAENALKAAGKPEATYSHFPVTLSEDIKDHSYQDTGFVSGWGVGITTTNPDPVRTIKFFDYLASEEGQVLMNWGIEGQHYEVKDGKRVIPADVLDQKTNNAAVFQKETGIGLYTNMSGHYGDGVKDSTDNYYTTNFPEQIVAAYSEPEKETLKAYGVTTWKDLYPSEDEFPVKPWGAAYNLPTPGDSNYNVIFQKTQDIIRKRIPEAILSSPDQFDGIYDGMIAEVNKAGAEEMEQQYTELVQNRVKLWNGEAQ, from the coding sequence ATGGCAAGTTTTAAAATGAAAGGGGCACTGGCTCCTGTACTTGCGATGTCTTTGCTCGCAGGTTGTGGCGGTGGAGGAACTGGCGGTGAAACGTCGTTTAAAGACACAAGTGGTGACACGTCTCCGCTCACATTCAGTTTTTTTAGCGTCGATCCCAGTCCAAACTGGAATGGCATGAAGGATGAGGTAGGCCAGGTTATCACGGAGAAAACAGGAGTAACACTCAACGGTGAATTTGCCGTCAGCGGTGGTCAGGACAAGATATCCTTAATGGCAGCGAGCGGCGATTATCCCGATATCGTGTCACCCAAAGGAGAGCTTAGCAAGCTGGTAGATGCAGGAGCCATGTTGGATCTGACAGATCTGATTGACCAGTATGCTCCCAATCTGAAGAAGCTGTATGGTAATTACATGGACCGGTTGAAATACAGTAATGAGGATCAGGCCATTTATGTGCTGCCGACGTATTATGCGGTAGACCAGAAGTACTTTGATGCAGGCGGTGGATTCGGTATCCAGCACCGTGTATTGAAAGAACTGGGCTACCCTGAGGTACGCACGCTCGAGGATTTCGAAAATGTGCTGAAGGCATACAAAGAGAAACACCCGACAATTGATGGTCAACCAACGATCCCGCTATCACTGGATGCGGATGACTGGAGAATCATGATCACGGTAACGAACCCGGCTTTCCTAGCAACGGGTGCACCGGATGACGGTGAATACTACATCAATCCGGAAACGTATGAAGCCATGCTTCATTACAAACGTCCAGAGGAAAAAGAGTACTTCCGTTGGTTGAACAAAATGTACAACGAGGGATTGCTTGATCAGGACAGCTTCGTACAAAAAACAGACCAGTACAAATCCAAGATCGCAAGTGGACGTGTGCTTGGTGTTATTGACCAGGATTGGGGCTATTCCGATGCAGAGAACGCATTGAAAGCGGCAGGCAAGCCTGAAGCAACCTATTCACACTTCCCGGTGACACTGTCAGAGGACATCAAGGATCATTCCTATCAGGATACTGGCTTCGTATCCGGCTGGGGTGTAGGGATTACAACGACGAATCCAGATCCGGTTCGTACAATCAAATTCTTCGATTACCTGGCTTCTGAAGAAGGTCAAGTGTTGATGAACTGGGGAATTGAAGGCCAGCATTACGAAGTGAAGGATGGCAAACGCGTTATTCCTGCCGATGTTCTGGATCAAAAGACAAACAATGCTGCCGTATTCCAAAAAGAGACGGGTATTGGTCTCTACACGAATATGTCCGGTCACTATGGAGACGGGGTTAAAGATTCGACGGATAACTATTACACCACGAATTTCCCTGAACAGATCGTAGCAGCTTATTCCGAGCCAGAGAAAGAAACACTGAAAGCGTATGGTGTAACAACTTGGAAAGACCTGTACCCGAGTGAAGATGAATTCCCGGTTAAGCCATGGGGAGCGGCATACAATTTGCCAACACCAGGTGATTCCAATTACAACGTCATCTTCCAGAAAACGCAGGATATTATCCGTAAACGAATTCCGGAGGCTATTCTCAGTTCCCCGGATCAGTTTGACGGCATCTACGATGGAATGATTGCAGAAGTTAACAAGGCCGGAGCAGAAGAAATGGAGCAACAATACACTGAGCTTGTCCAAAATCGCGTTAAATTGTGGAATGGTGAAGCTCAATAA
- a CDS encoding glycoside hydrolase family 2 protein, protein MKSSDVQAVRHTFDLKGTWKFCLEADLANNGRPPLSDELVWGTIQVPGSWEEQGYGNEPDYLRMDTWTKIREYEGAAWYATTVDLVASEPDCQYVLRLDGVRWTTDLWVNGHHAGQRDSLLVAQEWDITSLIHSGTQNRFELRVDNTMKLPLAGSHIHSIHTATAWGGITGGAYLERLPRCRIEQLHIQPNAEKGIVAIRYDVSASVSTISRTCQLHIDIRHPDGSWLPRQSRTISSMSLRTEDQHFEGSYGSEQWDLDLGQVKDIVLWSDKSPGLYQIIISLQDEERELDRVEKTFGMRSFRANGKKLELNNVPVFLRGYVDCCIFPLTGYPVWDKQHYVQQFRTAKSYGFNHVRLHGWSAPRPFWEAADEEGMLVQAELPHWSRWFVDRDVKAPAEIMLFLTRELKELLYSLHTHPSFVMFSMGNELIGANGHPELNDLVELARTLDPTRLYTDNTGFGQLPAQGRSADFYIQSLNWHPPLESELSAVPDTTLDYHDVTRLTDDPVIGHEHAQFTMYVRPQEREKYTGVLRPSWLESIEESIARRGMAADVEDFQHASGIHLMRSLKEAMERVRRTPDAAGNQLLDIRDFPGQGHATTGVLDVFWGSKGIVEPAAFKQFNDSIVLLLGARQRTYYAGEPVHIEASISHYGEKPIVDASIHWKLIRNNIVENEGEWAYGDISCGSVVSLGHLTIQAPKQGAAAFVIEAEIRSGNSQRMAANVWHGWSFPHYHPHDRTDRIWNSVDELQPFLVDSHYRQVDHLDGKDLLSQGEMDLVIISSLTPNVLDYLMNGGSVWLQVKPDELYDAVNTKYLPVFWNYLMFATQSGATMGMNLQEHMPVLGQFPHDQASDWHWYHLVNGTPAICIDSLHGVRPLIEVIDHFHRAKRLAYAFEVRVGRGKLLVSSLPFANVSMMKRPEVAFLFQEMVAYLLGDQFDPVATISAAELLGIVKLQTIQFTL, encoded by the coding sequence ATGAAATCATCGGATGTACAAGCTGTTCGCCATACCTTTGACCTGAAGGGAACCTGGAAGTTCTGTCTTGAAGCAGATCTTGCCAATAACGGGAGGCCGCCCCTTTCTGATGAATTGGTATGGGGAACAATTCAGGTTCCAGGTTCCTGGGAAGAGCAGGGGTATGGGAATGAGCCAGATTATCTCAGGATGGATACGTGGACCAAGATACGTGAATACGAGGGTGCTGCCTGGTATGCGACCACAGTGGATCTGGTAGCGTCAGAGCCGGACTGCCAGTATGTATTGAGACTTGATGGAGTCAGGTGGACAACAGATCTCTGGGTAAACGGACATCATGCCGGGCAGCGTGACAGTCTGCTTGTTGCACAGGAGTGGGATATTACATCCCTAATCCATTCGGGAACGCAAAACCGGTTCGAGCTGCGTGTGGATAACACGATGAAGCTGCCACTGGCCGGAAGTCATATTCATTCCATTCATACGGCAACAGCATGGGGCGGAATTACAGGCGGAGCTTATCTGGAACGGCTGCCACGTTGTCGGATCGAGCAGTTGCATATCCAGCCTAACGCAGAGAAAGGGATTGTAGCAATCCGATATGATGTAAGCGCTAGCGTCTCAACAATATCCAGGACATGTCAACTTCATATTGATATTAGGCACCCTGACGGAAGCTGGCTTCCGAGGCAGAGCCGCACAATTAGTTCAATGTCGCTTCGGACTGAGGATCAACATTTTGAAGGAAGTTATGGCAGTGAGCAATGGGATCTTGATCTTGGCCAGGTGAAGGACATTGTCCTATGGTCAGATAAGTCCCCGGGGTTATATCAGATCATTATCTCCTTGCAGGATGAGGAGCGAGAGCTGGATCGAGTGGAAAAGACATTCGGCATGCGTTCCTTCAGAGCGAATGGAAAAAAGCTTGAGCTGAACAATGTGCCTGTTTTTTTACGTGGATACGTTGATTGTTGCATTTTCCCGTTAACGGGTTACCCGGTCTGGGATAAGCAGCATTATGTACAGCAGTTCCGTACGGCAAAATCCTATGGGTTTAATCATGTACGTCTGCATGGCTGGAGTGCACCTCGTCCATTCTGGGAGGCCGCAGACGAAGAGGGCATGCTTGTCCAGGCTGAACTTCCGCACTGGTCGAGATGGTTTGTAGACCGTGACGTGAAGGCACCAGCGGAGATTATGCTATTCCTGACCCGTGAATTAAAGGAATTATTATACTCGCTGCACACGCATCCCTCCTTTGTCATGTTTTCAATGGGGAATGAGCTGATCGGGGCTAACGGCCATCCAGAGTTGAATGATCTGGTAGAACTCGCTCGTACTCTGGACCCAACCCGGTTATATACGGATAATACAGGCTTTGGTCAGCTGCCGGCTCAAGGCCGAAGTGCAGATTTTTATATCCAGTCACTGAACTGGCATCCTCCACTGGAGTCAGAGTTGTCTGCGGTTCCGGACACCACGCTGGATTACCATGATGTCACCCGGCTTACGGATGATCCGGTCATTGGGCATGAACATGCACAGTTCACCATGTACGTACGCCCTCAGGAGCGGGAGAAGTACACAGGCGTTCTGCGCCCAAGCTGGCTGGAGTCGATTGAGGAGTCCATTGCGCGCAGAGGCATGGCGGCTGATGTGGAAGACTTCCAGCACGCTAGTGGCATCCATCTGATGCGGTCGTTAAAGGAAGCGATGGAGCGGGTTCGCCGCACACCGGATGCTGCGGGCAACCAATTGCTTGATATCCGTGACTTCCCTGGACAAGGACATGCGACAACAGGAGTTCTGGACGTGTTCTGGGGGAGCAAGGGAATAGTGGAACCAGCAGCATTCAAGCAGTTTAACGATAGCATTGTACTCTTACTGGGGGCTCGTCAGCGGACCTACTATGCAGGAGAACCCGTTCATATTGAAGCCAGCATATCCCATTATGGAGAGAAGCCCATAGTAGATGCCTCGATCCATTGGAAGCTTATCCGCAACAATATAGTAGAGAACGAAGGCGAGTGGGCATACGGAGATATTAGCTGTGGCTCCGTTGTTTCGCTTGGGCATCTAACCATTCAGGCGCCCAAGCAGGGGGCTGCGGCCTTTGTGATTGAAGCTGAGATCAGATCAGGCAATTCGCAGCGCATGGCCGCCAATGTCTGGCACGGTTGGTCGTTTCCTCATTATCATCCTCACGATCGAACTGATCGGATCTGGAATAGCGTGGATGAGCTGCAGCCATTTTTAGTGGATTCCCATTATCGTCAGGTGGATCATCTGGATGGAAAAGACTTACTCAGCCAAGGTGAGATGGATCTGGTGATCATTTCTTCACTTACACCCAACGTACTCGATTATCTGATGAATGGTGGCAGTGTCTGGCTTCAGGTCAAACCGGATGAATTATACGATGCGGTAAACACCAAGTATCTGCCTGTATTCTGGAATTATCTCATGTTTGCAACGCAGTCTGGAGCAACGATGGGAATGAACCTGCAGGAACACATGCCTGTGCTCGGCCAGTTCCCTCATGATCAGGCCTCCGATTGGCATTGGTACCATCTGGTTAATGGTACTCCTGCAATATGTATTGATTCGTTGCACGGGGTACGTCCATTAATTGAAGTCATTGATCATTTTCACAGAGCCAAACGTTTGGCATATGCTTTTGAGGTTAGAGTGGGGCGGGGGAAACTCCTAGTATCGTCATTGCCCTTTGCCAATGTTTCCATGATGAAGCGTCCTGAGGTTGCCTTCCTGTTTCAGGAGATGGTCGCGTACTTGTTGGGAGATCAATTCGATCCTGTTGCCACGATATCGGCTGCCGAATTGTTGGGCATTGTCAAGCTGCAGACCATTCAGTTCACATTATGA
- a CDS encoding carbohydrate ABC transporter permease has translation MANKTFNATRGDKLFDIFNYIAMALVLVVTLYPFLNVLAISLNNSTDTVRGGIYLWPREFTLENYKTIFQYDGLLQGLQISILRTIVGTLLGLISSSMIAFTLSRPDFKLRKFVSTTLALTMYFSGGLIPVYILMRDLNLIGTFWVYVLPGMISAFNVFIIRSFIDGLPYALQESAKLDGANDFKIFYKIILPLCKPVLATIALFLAVGQWNAWFDTYLYNGSKAHLTTLQYELMKVLQSTQQGSGAGRNANDMAQQMTQISPESIKMAITIVVTVPILVVYPFLQKYFVGGMTLGAVKA, from the coding sequence ATGGCGAACAAAACATTCAATGCTACACGGGGCGATAAACTGTTCGATATATTCAATTATATCGCGATGGCGCTGGTGCTCGTCGTGACGCTGTATCCATTCCTGAACGTGCTTGCGATCTCACTGAATAACTCAACAGATACCGTACGTGGCGGAATATACTTGTGGCCGCGGGAATTTACGCTGGAAAACTATAAAACGATTTTCCAATATGATGGGCTGCTGCAAGGTCTGCAGATTTCCATTCTGCGTACGATTGTGGGTACACTGCTCGGTCTGATCAGTTCATCCATGATCGCCTTTACACTGAGCCGTCCTGACTTCAAATTGAGAAAATTCGTATCGACTACACTGGCGCTCACGATGTATTTCTCCGGTGGTCTGATTCCGGTGTACATCCTGATGCGTGACCTGAATCTGATCGGTACATTCTGGGTATATGTATTGCCAGGCATGATCAGTGCATTCAACGTATTCATCATCCGTTCATTCATTGACGGATTGCCGTATGCACTGCAAGAGTCCGCTAAGCTGGACGGTGCAAATGACTTTAAGATTTTTTACAAAATCATCTTGCCACTCTGTAAACCGGTACTTGCAACGATTGCATTGTTCCTGGCAGTCGGTCAATGGAACGCATGGTTTGATACGTATCTGTACAACGGTTCCAAGGCACATCTCACAACACTCCAGTATGAGTTGATGAAAGTACTGCAAAGTACACAGCAAGGTTCTGGTGCTGGACGGAATGCCAATGACATGGCACAGCAGATGACACAGATTTCACCAGAATCCATCAAGATGGCCATTACGATTGTTGTTACCGTTCCAATCCTGGTTGTATATCCATTCCTGCAAAAGTACTTTGTAGGCGGTATGACACTGGGTGCAGTAAAAGCATAA
- a CDS encoding ABC transporter permease has protein sequence METLTKKSASAKRSSNPKPPANKRRNGIWDSIKQQKYLYLMSLPFVVWVFVFNYLPLWGWTMAFQNYKPARSFGEQEWVGFKHFVELFSDDRFYLVLRNTLAMSLMGLIVGFVVPIFFAILLNEMKGMLFKRTVQTVSYLPHFVSWVVVAGIITKMLSTDGGIVNDILMGLNLIDQPIQFMAKGNLFWYIVTASDMWKETGWNAIIYLAAITGIDQELYEASRVDGANRWRQMWHITLPGIRTTISVLFIMSIGHLISIGFEKQMLLQNSLVLDYSEVLDLYALNYGLNMGRFSYGTAIGIFNSVVSIILLFTANGLFKKFTKESIM, from the coding sequence ATGGAAACGCTAACAAAAAAATCCGCTTCCGCGAAAAGAAGCAGTAACCCCAAGCCGCCAGCGAACAAACGGCGGAACGGAATTTGGGATAGCATCAAGCAGCAGAAGTATCTCTATCTCATGTCACTGCCATTCGTAGTTTGGGTTTTTGTATTTAACTATCTGCCACTATGGGGATGGACGATGGCTTTCCAAAATTATAAACCAGCCAGATCGTTCGGCGAACAAGAATGGGTTGGTTTTAAACACTTTGTAGAGCTGTTTAGCGATGACCGGTTCTATCTGGTACTTCGAAATACGCTTGCAATGAGCTTAATGGGGCTGATTGTGGGTTTTGTCGTGCCGATTTTCTTTGCAATTCTCTTGAATGAAATGAAGGGCATGCTATTCAAGCGGACGGTCCAAACCGTTTCCTATTTGCCTCACTTTGTATCCTGGGTCGTTGTAGCCGGGATCATTACCAAGATGCTCTCCACCGATGGAGGGATTGTCAACGACATCTTGATGGGCCTTAATCTTATTGATCAGCCGATCCAATTCATGGCGAAGGGGAACCTGTTTTGGTACATTGTAACCGCTTCAGATATGTGGAAGGAAACCGGTTGGAATGCCATCATCTATCTGGCGGCAATTACGGGTATTGACCAAGAGCTGTACGAGGCTTCCCGTGTAGACGGAGCAAACCGCTGGAGACAAATGTGGCATATCACACTTCCAGGTATCCGGACCACGATTTCCGTATTATTCATCATGTCCATTGGACACTTGATCAGTATCGGTTTCGAGAAGCAGATGTTGCTGCAAAACAGTCTGGTATTAGACTACTCGGAAGTTCTCGATCTCTACGCACTCAATTATGGTTTGAATATGGGACGATTCTCATATGGTACAGCCATAGGTATATTCAACTCCGTTGTCAGTATCATCCTTCTGTTTACAGCGAACGGGTTGTTCAAAAAATTCACCAAAGAAAGCATTATGTAG